The segment ATGAAAGAACTTAAGATCAGTATATCTGATGAATTGTATGAGGAACTATCTAATGTTCCTGATAAGGATTCCTTTTTGATAGAACTTCTTGAGAACAAGCTGAAAGCATCCGCTAAGGGCAATGCAGGCTCTGTGGAAGGTGCTGATGAGCCTTGCTTTGAAGAACCAAAGGACATTGCTGAAATTACAGGGGATGTTCCTGATGGTGACACTGAAAATGATAATCTGGCTGCAGAAGTTGCAGACTCTGGGGATATATGTGAAGAAATTCCTGATCCGGGGGATACTTCTGAATATATTCCTGAGGATGCATGCTTTGAACTTGAAGATGTTCTTGAAGAGAAATACATAATCGCTGACGATACGGAAGATAAGTTCACTTTATGCTGCAATTGCAGTCTTGTGGATCCGGATGATCTTGATGAGTGCAAAGAACCTATTCTCGATGTCGATTTTACTGATCCGGTTGGAGAATGCTCCAAGTCAGTTCCAGAGTTAATGGGTTCTAATGAAAAGGAAAACAGTTCGTCTACTGAAAATATGGCCTGTTTCGAGAGCATCATTGTTGATCTTACCGAGCGTATCTGTGAGCTTGAGAAACAGATTGTTGATATGAGTGCCAATGTTCAATTCCTTAAGGAGAGTTCTATCTTATCTGATAGGGGGGATGGCAAAAGTGAGCATGAGACTCCCTCTCCATCGACTCCCGGTAAAATGATGGCTGAAATACCTAGGGAATCAGTTCCTTATGCTACTCTTTCCTTCCCTGAAATGAAGATCCCTCCGGAATTGCTGCACGATGTTGCAGTTCCGGTAGCAGAGATCGAACAGGATGATGCGATGGAAAATCCAACTGAAAGCAGCTCTCTGGATATTGCGAAAGCTGCGGTTGATAATGAAGGTTCTTTGCCTGATCCATTTTCAACGCCTTCTTTATTCAATGTTGATATGTCACCTCTAACTCCTGCAGAGACTCCTGAGTTGGTTACAGGAGGGCAATTCCCCTCTTTTTTACAGGATGAAAAGATTGCTACTGGTACTATTGGAAATGATGTTCCTGAGAAACTTCCTCTGACCGCTAAACCAGATACACCTGTTCCAGATGTAAATGTTCCACCTGCGGACAAACTTGAAAGCTGTGTCTTTGCTTATCTCCCATCTGGTTCGGAAGTGAAGAAAGATGTGATCAAAAGCCTTCTTTCCAAGAGATATCTGGACGATGAAGTGGAGTCTAAGATAGATCAGCTTCTTTCTGATGGCAAGATCTCCAAAATTGTAAAGGATGACAGGGTGTACCTTATGAAACTTCCTGAAAAGAAATCTGTCTGATCTTGTCTTATAGATTGCATCAGGTTATAGCTCAAAGATCATAACTTATGATCGGAGCATGAGCTTGTCATCTGGGATTAAAAAAATAAGAATTAAAAAAAGGAATAAACCGCTTAAACAGCAGCTTAGTCCCTGATAGCTCCCCGATTTGCGGAGCTAACTGTTTTTCGATATCTTGAAAGGTAGCCTGTAACTTCCTTCTCTACCGGCTTGAAATCTGCTCTTCTCTTTTCCAGTTCTTCGTCTGAAACGTTGAGTTCAAGCTTCCTTGCAGGCATGTCTATCTCAATTATGTCGCCTTCCTGTATCAGACCGATAGGTCCGCCTTCATAGGCTTCCGGTGAGATGTGACCGATACATGGTCCTCTTGTACCGCCTGAGAATCTTCCGTCGGTGATAAGTGCTACTGAATCGATAAGTCCCATTCCTGCAATAGCTGATGTTGGTGAGAGCATTTCACGCATGCCAGGACCTCCTTTTGGTCCTTCGTACCTGATGACGACAACATCCCCTGACTTGATCCCGCCTTTCATGATCGTAGACATTGCATCTTCTTCACTATCGAATACCCTTGCAGGACCGGTGTGTCTGAGCATCTTCTCATCTACGGCTGCCTGTTTGACAACTGCTCCGTCAGGAGCAAGGTTTCCTTTCAGGACTGCAATTCCGCCCTCTTCGTGGAGTGGAGCTTCAAGTGTTGTTATGATGCGGGCGTTCAGCTTCGGGTTATAGATCATGAACTCATCTACATTTTCACCAACGGTCTTTCCGGTGATGGTCTTCTCATCAAGGTTCAGCTTTGTTTTCAGCCTCTTCATGATCGCATGAACTCCGCCTGCTCTCTCAAAGTCGAGCATGAAGTTCTCTCCGCCCGGTCTGAGTCCGATCAGGTGTGGGGTTGTCTTGCTGAGCTCATCGAACTTCTCAAGTGGGAGTTCAATTCCGAACTCGTGTGCGATTGCAGGCAGGTGAAGTGTGGTGTTCGTACTTCCTCCTACTGCAAGGTCTACCATGATTGCGTTCTCAAATGATCTCTCGGTAACGATCTGGCGGGCTGTAACTCCTTTCTTTACAAGCTCAACGACCCTTTCACCGGTATCTTTTGCCATACGCATCTTCTTTGCATCAACTGCATGGGCGGTTGCACAACCAGGCAGGCTGAGTCCCAGTGCCTCTGTCATGCATGCCATTGTGTTGGCTGTGAACATTCCTGCACAGGAGCCTGCACCGCAGCAACACATGTCTTCAAGCTGTTTCAGTTTCTCGGATGAGACCGTTCCGCTCTGGCAGGACCCTACACCTTCGAAGACGGAAACAAGGTCGGTATATTTGTCATCAACATATCCAGGCAGCATTGGTCCGCCTGTGACGACCATTGTCGGGATGTCAAGTCTTCCTGCAGCCATGAGGTGGCCAGGTGTGATCTTGTCACATGATGTTACCATGACCATACCATCCATCTGCTGACCCTGTATCATGATCTCAATGGTGTCTTCAATGGCTTCCCTGCTTGGAAGGGAATATTTCATTCCTTCATGTCCCATCGCGATACCATCACAGATACCTATGGTATGGAATTCGAAAGGAACACCGCCTGCATTGCGAATGCCGGCCTTTACCGCTTCTGCAACCTTGTCAAGATGGATGTGTCCCGGAATGAACTCTGTCCATGAATTCACAACAGCTATGAACGGCTTCTTCATTTCTGAATCGGTCACTCCTATCGCTTTCAAAAGCGAACGGTTTGGCGCACGTGCATCTCCTTTCTTTGTATTGTCACTTCTCATATGATAACCTCAGTAAAACTCCATGACGCACTATTCTACACGATTAAAGTATAAGTACACTATGTTAAAGTGCTTTCAAAAGGTTCATTTATAAGGTATCTGCTTTGGAAGCTTTAATTTGGCTATATTTGTTGATCAGGGAGAAAAATGTAAACCAAATTGTTAATAAGTGTGTTCGATGAACTCACAAAATGTTTACCATCGAAATATTAAAATCATTCATCTCGCTGAAAAATCATTTCATGTGCCTGGACATGAATTCATCAAGTTCATCTGTATCCATTATAGGAAAGCTGTCGATATAGCGGATATGTGTCCAAGGCGTAGTGGCAGTTGCATAAGTTTTCAGTGTTTTCTATCTCATGTGCCAAAAGGTATCTGGAGCCCGACAGGTCATGCCAGGCTCCTAATAGCTTAATACTTCTGGATATTTCCAGTTTGAAAAATAGTTTCCCACTTCTTCATTGTGCTAATGCGCTTAAAAAATAAAAAAGTTGTCTACTAAAGCAGTTGCAATCGAGCTAATATTAATTAATAAGATGTGCTTTCTGGATCAATTGGTATACTAAATCCGAATGTACTTCCTTTTCCAGGTTCACTTTCAACCCAAACCTCGCCGGCATGCATCTCTACAAAATATTTCACAAGGGCAAGACCAAGGCCTGTGCCAGTATATTCTCTTGATGTTGATGAATCCACCTGACTAAAAGAATCGAAAAGTTTCTCCTGCTCATTTGGTGAGATTCCTATTCCATTGTCTTCTACAAAAACAGAGACCTGCTCATTAGATGTGTTTACTCCTATTGTCACAGATCCTCCCTTGTCGGTAAATTTTATAGCATTGCTTAGCAGGTTATAGAGAATCTGCCTGAATTTTGCTGAGTCCGCCACGATTAGGGGATTTCCGATATTTAAATTACATTTGAGTTTGATCTCCTTCTTTGTTGCAAGAGATGTCATTGTCATTTTTATTTCATTGATTGCATCGCGAATATCAAACTTTTCAGGGATTAGCTCCATCTTACCAGCTTCGATCTTTGAAAGATCAAGAATATCATTAATTATTCCTAAAAGATGCTTTCCACTTGCATTAATATTAGCTAGATAAATTTTTTGTGTATCATTCAGGTTGTTAAAGTTGTCATTACTAAGTATATCCGAGAATCCGATGATCGAATTCAAAGGAGTTCTCAGTTCGTGGCTCATATTTGCGATGAATTCGGTCTTAGCCTGGTTGGTAGCTTCCGCAGCAAGTTTGGAATTGAGCATTGCTTCTTCTGCCTTCTTGCGTTCGGTGATGTCTTCAACCGTTGCCTGCCAGCATTGCTGACCTTTGATCTCTACGGGAATCAGATTTAGAAGAGTATCGTAAGGGCTCCCATCCTTACGCTTCATCTGCACTTCATGATTATGGAGGATACCTTGCTTTTGAGCAATTGCTAAGGCATTGTTGCGTTCATTGATGTCGTAGTATAGTTCCGCCACAGACCTTATATTTTGTATATCTTTTTGAGTGTAGCCGCCTGGGCTGAGCATGGCATCGTTAAAAGCAATAATGTTTCCAGCCAAATCCGTAAGTCCAACACCTATCGGAATAGCCTTGAACAATGTACGGTATTGTTCCTCACTCTCTCTCAACAGTGTCTCTACTTTCTTGCTTTCGGTGATATCCTGCACTGTGCCAACCATCCGAATAGCTTGGCCAGTTTCGTTAAAAATG is part of the Methanococcoides orientis genome and harbors:
- a CDS encoding PAS domain-containing sensor histidine kinase, translated to MEKHFETIFNSVNDGILICSLEGHFLEVNQITCDELGYQRDELLQMTAMDITPPEFREMAGELIVEKMNQGGGFVETIGKRKDGSLAPFELNIRPIEYKGNPAILAVARNITERKQMEESLRKSEASLSNAQRIAKIGNWDWDIVNNEVYASDEIYRIFGLTRVESKSAYNALLNCVHPDDRMFVQDNVNKAIYENKPYSIDYRILLSDGSVTIVHSQGEVIFNETGQAIRMVGTVQDITESKKVETLLRESEEQYRTLFKAIPIGVGLTDLAGNIIAFNDAMLSPGGYTQKDIQNIRSVAELYYDINERNNALAIAQKQGILHNHEVQMKRKDGSPYDTLLNLIPVEIKGQQCWQATVEDITERKKAEEAMLNSKLAAEATNQAKTEFIANMSHELRTPLNSIIGFSDILSNDNFNNLNDTQKIYLANINASGKHLLGIINDILDLSKIEAGKMELIPEKFDIRDAINEIKMTMTSLATKKEIKLKCNLNIGNPLIVADSAKFRQILYNLLSNAIKFTDKGGSVTIGVNTSNEQVSVFVEDNGIGISPNEQEKLFDSFSQVDSSTSREYTGTGLGLALVKYFVEMHAGEVWVESEPGKGSTFGFSIPIDPESTSY
- the ilvD gene encoding dihydroxy-acid dehydratase, which gives rise to MRSDNTKKGDARAPNRSLLKAIGVTDSEMKKPFIAVVNSWTEFIPGHIHLDKVAEAVKAGIRNAGGVPFEFHTIGICDGIAMGHEGMKYSLPSREAIEDTIEIMIQGQQMDGMVMVTSCDKITPGHLMAAGRLDIPTMVVTGGPMLPGYVDDKYTDLVSVFEGVGSCQSGTVSSEKLKQLEDMCCCGAGSCAGMFTANTMACMTEALGLSLPGCATAHAVDAKKMRMAKDTGERVVELVKKGVTARQIVTERSFENAIMVDLAVGGSTNTTLHLPAIAHEFGIELPLEKFDELSKTTPHLIGLRPGGENFMLDFERAGGVHAIMKRLKTKLNLDEKTITGKTVGENVDEFMIYNPKLNARIITTLEAPLHEEGGIAVLKGNLAPDGAVVKQAAVDEKMLRHTGPARVFDSEEDAMSTIMKGGIKSGDVVVIRYEGPKGGPGMREMLSPTSAIAGMGLIDSVALITDGRFSGGTRGPCIGHISPEAYEGGPIGLIQEGDIIEIDMPARKLELNVSDEELEKRRADFKPVEKEVTGYLSRYRKTVSSANRGAIRD